A single region of the Coregonus clupeaformis isolate EN_2021a unplaced genomic scaffold, ASM2061545v1 scaf0296, whole genome shotgun sequence genome encodes:
- the LOC121555717 gene encoding ribonuclease P protein subunit p25-like translates to MYSGCGVGVASIQSQYQVRDSVRPYTGPGGNAQVPMETGVTPARCPVYQVQPYSGQPSCTVNSVSNTQPTPLPTPLTPPPAALKPSQDGFKKVCRTEEDSPCPFPGLASGVLEMRVKEGSKIRNLMGFAMARMQGDVSGGGDSGGGGLRQVIFSGSGRAVTKTITCAEIMKRKVGCLHQLTKLRYKGVREVWESHEGGTSEMTVHSTVPSISILLSKDPLDPQEPGYQPPETLCALWEEREGVDSPQTASKRPLGLSPHSSFPDSKRACLGLDEGTLALSTPLAN, encoded by the coding sequence ATGTATTCTGGCTGTGGAGTTGGAGTGGCCAGCATTCAGAGCCAGTATCAGGTCAGGGACTCTGTCAGACCATACACCGGACCTGGAGGGAATGCACAGGTCCCAATGGAAACCGGTGTGACCCCAGCTAGGTGCCCAGTATATCAGGTTCAGCCTTACAGTGGGCAGCCCTCCTGCACTGTGAACAGTGTTTCCAACACACAGCCCACGCCGCTGCCTACACCTCTAACTCCACCTCCCGCCGCACTCAAACCGAGCCAGGATGGGTTCAAGAAGGTGTGTCGCACAGAGGAGGACAGCCCGTGCCCTTTCCCAGGACTGGCCTCAGGAGTGCTGGAGATGCGTGTCAAGGAGGGTAGTAAGATCCGTAACCTCATGGGTTTTGCCATGGCTCGCATGCAGGGGGATGTCAGTGGTGGTGGGGATAGTGGAGGCGGTGGCCTGAGGCAGGTCATTTTCTCTGGGTCAGGTCGTGCCGTCACCAAGACCATCACATGCGCTGAGATCATGAAGAGAAAAGTGGGGTGTCTGCACCAGCTGACCAAGCTGCGCTACAAGGGCGTGAGGGAGGTGTGGGAGAGCCACGAAGGGGGGACATCGGAGATGACCGTTCACAGCACCGTCCCTTCCATCAGCATCCTTTTGTCCAAAGACCCCCTGGACCCCCAGGAGCCCGGCTACCAGCCCCCTGAGACCCTCTGTGCTctctgggaggagagagaaggtgtGGATTCCCCACAGACAGCCAGCAAGAGACCTCTTGGTCTGTCCCCACACAGTAGTTTCCCTGACTCTAAGAGAGCGTGTCTGGGTCTGGACGAGGGGACTCTGGCTCTTTCCACCCCactggctaactga